The Candidatus Methylomirabilis sp. sequence TCGGCGGATTTCCGCGCTGATGCCGATCACCTATGCTATCGAGGGGATGCGGGCGGCTCTGCTGCGGGCCGCTCCCTGGTCTGAGGTCTGGCCCAGTGTCATTCCACTGCTCCTGTTTGCGTTTGCCCTCCTCCCTTTGAGCCTCCTGAGCTTTCAGTATGCGACTAGATATAGCCGGATTGCGGGAACCCTCCATCAGTATTGAGGGCTGACGTGGTTCACCCCTTCCTCATGGGCCTCCTTCGAGGCACACAATTGGAAGCCCTCGCGCCGCCATCGCCCGAGGACCAGGCGTGGGAGGAGATTATCAGGGATGCCACCCAACAGGGACTGCTGCCCATCCTTTACCGATGGCTCAAGACATCTGACTCCCGCTACCTGCCGTCTGCTCTGAGGCTGGACCAGATCAAAGAAGGCGTCGTAGGTGTGGCTGCGCGGAACGTGGTGCTGGCGCAAGAACTGGTCTCCATCCTTCAGGCGTTCCAGGTCAGACAGGTGGCCTGCGTGCCTGTGCGTGGTCTGGCCTTGGCGGAACTGCTCTACGGGGACATCACAGCCCGTCCAATGGGGGACATTGATCTTCTTGTACGCAAGGAGGATCTGTCTAAGGTTGCTGAGGTCCTGAAGGGTTTGGAGTTCCAGGAAATGGACCGACGACCCGGGTTCGCCTCAGCTTTCTCTTACACACTTGAGTTCTTTAAAGACCGACACGGCGGGGTCATTGTGGAGCCTCACTGGTCGATCGCTTACCCCCCGTTTGCTGATAGGGTGGATATGGAAGCAGTATGGGAGCGGTGTGTGCGGGGGCGGGTGGTTGACGTGGATACATGGCTTCTGAGTCGTGAGGACCTGCTCGTGCACCTCTGCTGCCATCTGATCCATCGCGGTGAGAGTGCGTCGCTGCTCTGGCTCTATGAAATTGATCGCCTTCTCCGACAAGAGAAGGCCACACGTGATTGGCCGCAGGTAATATCGCTCGCTCAAGAGACGGGCTTGGCACTGTTTGTTGTGGAGGTCTTGGGAAAGGTCAAGGGGCTCTTTGATTCCCCGATTCCCGATGACGTGTTATCACAACTCAGAGCCCAGCGCAGGCCTCAACCCGCACGAGCAGTCGAAAGTCAATTGGCGCGCCTGCTGATGGGGGAATCGCGCTTAGATGGCGGGGAGAGCTTTGCCATGCTCTTCACAATCAAGGGGATGCGAGCCAAGTTGCGCTATGCTGTTGCTATCCTGTTTCCCTCCCCAGAATTCATGCGCCTTCAATATGGACTGTCCACTCGATGGCAGCTTCCCCTCGCCTATCTTACCCGATTCTTTCACCTGTCCTGGGAAGGGTTGAAGGGGGTCGTCGGCCTGTTCCTCTCACGCAGGACGCCTCGGCAGCGGCTGTTCTGAGTGCGGTGCTACTCCGTTCGCGGTTGCTGCGTGGCGGGTCCGATGATGTGCAGGAGGATCTCTTTGGACAGATCGAGCAGCCTGGGCTGAGGAAGTTTTTCGCCGGACGCATCGGACCAGACCTCGAGGACCGGGCGAAGCGGATTGGCCTTGTTGGTGGCAACGACCCGACAGATCTCTTTGGTGCTCAGACGAACCCAGCTTCCCACTGGGTAGCTTGATAAGCCGTTGATCAGCGCCCGTAAGACCACATGGCTGAAGTGCTCCCGCTCGGTGCGCAGGATCTGCTTGACAATCTCAAATGGCGCGAAGGCGTCGCGGTACGGACGCGCATGCGCCATCGCCTCATAGATCTCGCAGATGCCGATGATCTTGGCATCCTTGTGAATCTGGTCGCCTCTCAACCCCTTGGGGTAACCTGTGCCGTCTTCTCGTTCGTGATGCTGGGCGGCGACCTCCGCCAACCATTCCCAGGTCGGTCCAAGACTGCGCAGGATCTCATAGCTGTGGATCGGATGCGCCTGAATTATAGCGTGCTCGCCTTTGGAAAGCAGTCCCGACTTGGTCAGGAGGACCTCGGGACACCGGGTCATTCCGATGTTGTGGAGCATGCCGGCGAGGGCAAGCTTTGTGAGCTTGGCCAGCGGGTAATCTAAGACGTTCCCGAGCTTCAACGCGTAGATGGCGACGTTCAGACTCTGACGGACAAGGTCGTACGTTTCACCATTGGCGTCGAGGGTCCGCAGCATGAAGGTCTCGCATCGCACAAACGATTCTGTTGATGCCCGTTGCAGGTTCTCCTTGGCTGCGGCCTTGGCCAACTGCTCCGCCATGTCTGCCACCGGCGCGATGGCAATAGGCTCGCCCCGGCTCGCGGCGTTGAACACCGTCCTCAGGCACGCCTCCGCCTCGTCGTACAGGTCACGGGCGCCGGAATACTTTCGCGCAAAAATGGTCGGCTCTGCCGGGGGAGCAGCAACCGTTGTCAGCGGGACCTTCCAGGCTTCTTGTGAGGGGGCAGAGGTCTCCTTGCTGCGGTCGGATTCAGGCTCGGTTGCGCCTTTTTCCTGAGCCGACTTTTGCGCGGGAGCGGTGGTCTTCTTCGCCTTTTGTTGAGCCCGAATCAGATCGACCATTCGCATGGCGTTACTTCCGCTCCTCAACATACCCCTGCAAACGCGGTATGCACGATCTTCTCGTCGATCAGTGTGGCTTTCTCCTGGAATCCGACCAGGAGGCTGAGATCGCAGAGGCTGTTGATCCTCCGGGGAATTCCCTCCGTAAGATGATAGATCTCTTGGGTTGCCTCTTCCGAGAAGAGATCCCGTTGGGCCCCGGCCTTCTTGCTTCGGAAAGCAATGTACTCAACGGTTTCCTTCTGCGTCAGGGGGAGCAAACAGTATTTGATGGCGATGCGCTGATTAAGCGCAGGAACTTGCTTAATCTTCTCCTCGAGATCGAGCTGGCCGATCAGGACAAGGGTCAGCAGAAACCGGTCGTTGAGCTGGAAGTTCAGGAGCAGGCGCACTTCCTCCAGGATCCCCTTTTTTTCCATGACGAGGTGAGCCTCATCAATAATCACGACGGTATCTTTTCCGCTCTGGTAGTTGGTAATCATCCGGCGATTAATCGCGTGCAGCGCGTCCACCCTCTGGTTGATACGGTTGTCCTTGTCGCCCTCAAACTGATAGATGATCTCCCTGAGGAACTGCACCGGGGAGAGGATCGGCGAGGTGACCACAGCCACATCATATCGTTGGGGGGACAACTCCTTGACGAGCGTTCGACTGACTAGGGTCTTGCCGCACCCGATGTCCCCGGTCAGCATCGCAGCCCCCCTCCGGCCCTGGATGACATAGAGCAGGCGCATGAGGGCCTCTTCATGTTTGGTGGAGGGGAACAGGAAGTCCGGATCGGGGACGTTGATGAACGGCTCTTTTACTAGCCCCCAATACTCTAGCAACATCTTATGTGCGACCCGGCCGTCCGATCATACGCTAAGCTCCGAGGCCGCCTTTCGCACCATCGGCCCGTCAATGATAGACCGCTTGGTCTCAAAACCGTGCAGCAAGCAGAGATCGGCCACATTGTTAATGCTCCTTGGGATACCACGACTGTACTGCCAGATCAGTTGAAACGCCTCCGGAGAAAAGATCTCGCGCTTGCCTCCGGTCACCTGAAGGCGATGCTGCATATACTTTTGCGTCTCCATCGGGTCAAGTGGTCCCATATGGTACCGGATAGCAATCCGCTGGTCGAGCTGGCGGTTGCGCCCGACCCGATCTATGAGTTCTGACTGACCCACGAGGATCAGGGTCATGAGAAAGCGCTCGTTGAGCTGCAAGTTCAGGCTCTGTCGGAGCTCTTCGAACACATCGTTGTCGCGGATGGCTTGGGCCTCATCCACGATCAGGATCGTTTCCACCCCGGCGGCGAGGTTTTCGGAGCAATGAGAGGTCAGGGCCTTCCATGCTCGGCCCCTCGTCCTGCCTGGCTCCTTAATCCCGAACTGATTGTTAATCTCCTGAAGAAAGTCATCTCGGGGCAGGTCGGGATGCGTGATCAGGGCTATATCATACTTTGTTTCGGGTAAATGGTTCATAAACGCCCGGATTAGGGTGGTCTTGCCGCATCCGATCTCTCCCGTCAGCATGCCGGCTCCCTTCCCCTGCTCTACGGCATAGAGGAGTTGCTTCAGGGCTTGCTGGTGCATTTCCGAAGGGAAGTAGAAGTTCGGGTCTGGAACATTCTGGAAGGGAAGCATTGAGAGGCCCCAGTACTGTTCGTACAAGCGTCACCCCCTCTATGAGAGATTCTAGGGCCCCTTGGGCCTAACCCCAAAACTCCTGTGCCCCCGGTTGGCCGCTCACAAGGCGAACGAACTTTTCCCTCTCTTCTGCGTCCAATTTTTCAGTCGGATATACATGTAACTTCGAGACGTTGGACGCCCAAAGCACAACCTTCATCTACATATACCTATAAATTCCTACCGCGAATTCTCTGCTTTTGTCAACTAAATAGTGATTCCTGCGGTAGTAAAGTAATTCTGTCAGGGGTTCATGGCCATGTGATTATGCCAGGGTATAGAGACCATAACTCTCACCATGAAAGAGCAGCAGTGAGTTGCGGTCATTAAGCGCGTGTTCCAAGGGGAACTGACGATGGCAGGCGGTCATGGTGCTTGGGATCTCCGAGCGCCAGAGCTTTAGGCTGAAGGCCAGGATCCGAAAGGAGGGAGTGGCAGGCATCATCCATGGCAATCGCGGTCACCGCTCACCCTTCGTTTCATGGGCTCATAAGGCCGTCGAGGTGCACGTGCACGACCGTCTCGCGCG is a genomic window containing:
- a CDS encoding AAA family ATPase, coding for MLLEYWGLVKEPFINVPDPDFLFPSTKHEEALMRLLYVIQGRRGAAMLTGDIGCGKTLVSRTLVKELSPQRYDVAVVTSPILSPVQFLREIIYQFEGDKDNRINQRVDALHAINRRMITNYQSGKDTVVIIDEAHLVMEKKGILEEVRLLLNFQLNDRFLLTLVLIGQLDLEEKIKQVPALNQRIAIKYCLLPLTQKETVEYIAFRSKKAGAQRDLFSEEATQEIYHLTEGIPRRINSLCDLSLLVGFQEKATLIDEKIVHTAFAGVC
- a CDS encoding AAA family ATPase, translating into MYEQYWGLSMLPFQNVPDPNFYFPSEMHQQALKQLLYAVEQGKGAGMLTGEIGCGKTTLIRAFMNHLPETKYDIALITHPDLPRDDFLQEINNQFGIKEPGRTRGRAWKALTSHCSENLAAGVETILIVDEAQAIRDNDVFEELRQSLNLQLNERFLMTLILVGQSELIDRVGRNRQLDQRIAIRYHMGPLDPMETQKYMQHRLQVTGGKREIFSPEAFQLIWQYSRGIPRSINNVADLCLLHGFETKRSIIDGPMVRKAASELSV
- a CDS encoding nucleotidyltransferase family protein; the encoded protein is MGLLRGTQLEALAPPSPEDQAWEEIIRDATQQGLLPILYRWLKTSDSRYLPSALRLDQIKEGVVGVAARNVVLAQELVSILQAFQVRQVACVPVRGLALAELLYGDITARPMGDIDLLVRKEDLSKVAEVLKGLEFQEMDRRPGFASAFSYTLEFFKDRHGGVIVEPHWSIAYPPFADRVDMEAVWERCVRGRVVDVDTWLLSREDLLVHLCCHLIHRGESASLLWLYEIDRLLRQEKATRDWPQVISLAQETGLALFVVEVLGKVKGLFDSPIPDDVLSQLRAQRRPQPARAVESQLARLLMGESRLDGGESFAMLFTIKGMRAKLRYAVAILFPSPEFMRLQYGLSTRWQLPLAYLTRFFHLSWEGLKGVVGLFLSRRTPRQRLF
- a CDS encoding HD-GYP domain-containing protein is translated as MRMVDLIRAQQKAKKTTAPAQKSAQEKGATEPESDRSKETSAPSQEAWKVPLTTVAAPPAEPTIFARKYSGARDLYDEAEACLRTVFNAASRGEPIAIAPVADMAEQLAKAAAKENLQRASTESFVRCETFMLRTLDANGETYDLVRQSLNVAIYALKLGNVLDYPLAKLTKLALAGMLHNIGMTRCPEVLLTKSGLLSKGEHAIIQAHPIHSYEILRSLGPTWEWLAEVAAQHHEREDGTGYPKGLRGDQIHKDAKIIGICEIYEAMAHARPYRDAFAPFEIVKQILRTEREHFSHVVLRALINGLSSYPVGSWVRLSTKEICRVVATNKANPLRPVLEVWSDASGEKLPQPRLLDLSKEILLHIIGPATQQPRTE